In a single window of the Coleofasciculus sp. FACHB-T130 genome:
- a CDS encoding NUDIX hydrolase encodes MTQKHGPWTIQETNRKYQNSFINVREDQVLQPDGQPATYATVTMKSGVAILPIDSDRVVYLTRQFRYALGKESIEVVAGAIEEDEPHLESAQREIEEELGIKASEWLDLGVFDLDTSIVCCPVRLFLAKQLTFTQSHQEGTETIETVRIPLSEAVQMVMDSVITHAPSCVLILKANKVLGE; translated from the coding sequence ATGACACAAAAACATGGCCCTTGGACAATCCAAGAAACAAATCGAAAGTACCAAAATTCATTTATAAATGTTCGTGAAGACCAAGTTCTCCAACCTGATGGACAACCGGCTACGTATGCTACCGTCACGATGAAATCTGGCGTTGCTATTTTGCCAATCGATAGCGATCGCGTAGTCTATCTTACCCGGCAATTTCGTTATGCGCTTGGCAAAGAAAGCATTGAAGTTGTCGCTGGTGCTATTGAGGAGGATGAACCGCACCTGGAATCTGCACAACGAGAAATTGAAGAGGAACTGGGAATTAAAGCTTCAGAATGGCTCGATCTCGGAGTTTTTGACTTAGATACATCAATTGTCTGCTGTCCGGTGCGTCTATTTCTAGCAAAGCAATTAACATTCACCCAATCCCATCAAGAAGGAACGGAAACGATAGAAACAGTTCGGATTCCCTTAAGTGAAGCGGTGCAGATGGTCATGGATAGCGTAATCACACACGCGCCAAGCTGTGTGCTGATTCTGAAAGCGAATAAGGTACTTGGCGAATAA
- the rppA gene encoding two-component system response regulator RppA, which translates to MRILLVDDEVELTEPLSRVLSREGYSVELAYDGASGNQMALQGGYDLLILDWMLPQISGLEICQQMRSRKDATPVLFLTAKDTLDDRVLGLDAGADDYLVKPFELRELLARVRALLRRSATDAPASATIEAHYHPHLLQIGDLELDCENQLAYRHGRTIELSEKETQLLEYFMSHAGQLLTHAQIHQHLWNPDEQPSSNVLAALIRLLRRKIEASGETTLIHTVYGKGYRFGDGG; encoded by the coding sequence ATGCGAATTCTCTTGGTAGATGATGAAGTTGAGCTGACTGAACCGCTGAGTCGCGTGCTAAGTCGTGAAGGCTACAGCGTTGAGTTGGCTTATGATGGGGCGTCTGGCAACCAGATGGCGCTGCAAGGAGGCTATGACTTGCTGATTTTGGATTGGATGCTGCCGCAGATCAGCGGGTTGGAAATTTGTCAGCAGATGCGATCGCGCAAAGATGCTACACCCGTCCTCTTTCTCACTGCCAAAGATACCCTAGACGACCGCGTGCTGGGTTTGGACGCCGGTGCGGATGACTACCTAGTGAAGCCGTTTGAATTGCGAGAGTTACTCGCACGAGTCCGCGCCTTGCTGCGTCGTTCCGCGACTGATGCGCCTGCTAGCGCGACGATAGAAGCGCACTACCATCCTCACTTACTTCAGATTGGAGATTTAGAACTAGATTGTGAAAACCAGCTAGCTTATCGTCACGGACGCACCATTGAGTTATCGGAGAAAGAAACTCAGCTGCTGGAATATTTTATGAGTCACGCGGGGCAGTTGCTCACTCACGCCCAAATTCATCAACATTTGTGGAACCCAGACGAACAACCCAGCAGTAACGTTTTAGCCGCTTTGATTCGCCTTTTGCGCCGCAAAATTGAGGCATCTGGAGAGACAACTTTGATTCACACTGTCTATGGCAAAGGCTATCGCTTTGGAGATGGCGGCTAA
- the hisG gene encoding ATP phosphoribosyltransferase, whose product MLTVALPKGALLSDSIRLLQSVGLDFSAFKDSANRQLQIQDPTGTAQALLVRAQDVPVYVEYGQAHLGIVGYDVLREKNPQVAHLADLRFGSCRLSVAVKSSSLYRSVLQLPPHGRVASKFVHCAYEYFESLDLPVEIVPLSGSVELGPITGMSEAIVDLVSTGRTLSENGLIEIDTLFESTARLIAHPRSYRLNMGDIHQWVEDIRSAVLINC is encoded by the coding sequence ATGCTTACCGTTGCATTGCCCAAAGGCGCACTCTTATCTGATAGCATTCGTCTACTGCAAAGTGTCGGACTCGACTTTAGCGCCTTCAAAGATTCTGCCAACCGCCAACTGCAAATACAAGACCCCACCGGCACCGCCCAAGCCCTACTGGTAAGGGCGCAAGATGTCCCAGTTTATGTGGAATATGGGCAAGCACATTTAGGGATAGTCGGTTACGATGTTCTGCGGGAGAAAAACCCCCAGGTTGCTCATCTAGCTGACCTCCGATTTGGTTCTTGTCGGCTGTCAGTGGCGGTAAAGTCTTCTAGCCTTTATCGGTCAGTCTTACAACTGCCGCCCCACGGTCGAGTCGCGTCTAAGTTTGTTCACTGTGCCTACGAATACTTTGAAAGCTTAGATTTACCCGTAGAAATTGTGCCTTTGTCTGGTTCCGTAGAACTAGGGCCGATTACCGGGATGTCCGAGGCGATTGTGGATTTAGTTTCCACAGGTCGCACCCTGAGCGAAAATGGCTTGATCGAGATTGATACACTATTTGAAAGTACAGCGCGGTTAATTGCCCACCCTCGGAGTTATCGCCTGAATATGGGCGATATCCATCAATGGGTCGAAGATATCAGAAGCGCTGTTCTAATTAATTGCTAG
- a CDS encoding glycosyltransferase family 39 protein translates to MPKTGTQAKTNTKLNSRGSHSWELPPTWLQFLVISVLVLGIFFRFANLDRKVYQHDEAFTSMRISGYSKPEVQQQLFDGRVISVEDLQRYQRPNSEKDLIDTMQVLAQYPEHPPLYYVMARFWVQCFGSSVAVTRSLGALISLLAFPGIYWLCRELFESSLTGWIASAIIAISPLHVLYAQEARQYSLWMAIVLLSSAALLRAIQVKTKLSWAIYAVTAALGLYSNLFFGLTLIGHGIYVILTKAHRENKTVIAYLVASIAAFLTFVPWVWVVLSSDRIIDRVASAPKPPNLFTLVKWWTRNLSNIFLDVDPSGYWFDPIGYDDPFSIPLALILVGYSIYFLYRHTPAKVWLFIFTFTGIAVIPLMLRDLMTGGFLSTAPRYLIPSYLGIQIAVAYLLASKITWSFNSIRQQKLWQFVIVVLLSCGVLSCAISFPADVWWNKFMDTYNPQVARIVNQASHPLVISDTKIPGSVLSLSRLLSPKVQLQLVSQPKTFLAADGFSEIFLFDSSDTLRNQLEKTQGYNLKIAFKGYKFELWEAKK, encoded by the coding sequence ATGCCAAAAACTGGGACTCAGGCTAAAACTAATACTAAACTAAATAGCCGAGGTTCCCACTCCTGGGAACTTCCTCCAACTTGGCTACAATTTTTAGTCATTAGCGTACTGGTTTTAGGCATATTTTTTCGATTTGCAAATTTGGATCGAAAAGTTTACCAACACGACGAAGCTTTTACCTCAATGCGGATTTCTGGCTATTCCAAACCAGAAGTGCAACAGCAACTTTTTGATGGTCGTGTCATCAGTGTTGAAGACTTACAAAGGTATCAGCGTCCCAATTCAGAAAAAGACTTAATCGATACCATGCAGGTGCTAGCGCAATACCCAGAACATCCGCCGCTATATTACGTGATGGCACGATTTTGGGTGCAGTGTTTTGGCAGCTCGGTGGCAGTGACAAGAAGTTTGGGTGCCCTAATTAGTTTACTAGCGTTTCCTGGCATTTATTGGCTGTGCAGAGAATTATTTGAGTCATCGTTGACGGGATGGATAGCGAGCGCTATCATCGCTATTTCACCTTTACACGTACTGTACGCGCAGGAAGCGCGGCAGTATAGCTTGTGGATGGCTATCGTCTTGCTATCGAGTGCAGCACTACTACGAGCTATCCAGGTTAAAACTAAGCTAAGTTGGGCGATCTATGCAGTTACTGCGGCATTGGGACTCTATTCAAACTTATTTTTTGGGCTGACTTTAATCGGTCATGGGATTTATGTCATCTTAACTAAAGCCCATCGAGAAAATAAAACAGTTATTGCTTATTTAGTGGCATCGATAGCAGCGTTTCTAACTTTCGTACCCTGGGTTTGGGTGGTTTTAAGTAGCGATCGCATCATTGACAGAGTGGCATCAGCTCCAAAACCACCCAATTTATTTACTTTAGTTAAATGGTGGACTCGGAATCTCAGCAACATTTTCTTAGATGTAGATCCTAGCGGTTACTGGTTCGATCCGATTGGTTATGACGATCCTTTTTCCATTCCGCTTGCTTTAATCTTGGTTGGTTATTCGATTTATTTTCTCTATCGCCATACCCCAGCGAAAGTTTGGCTATTTATTTTTACTTTTACTGGGATTGCGGTTATCCCCCTCATGCTACGAGACTTAATGACTGGGGGATTTTTATCTACAGCACCGCGATATTTGATCCCATCTTATTTAGGAATCCAGATAGCTGTTGCTTACCTCCTGGCTAGTAAAATTACTTGGAGTTTTAATTCCATCCGGCAACAAAAACTGTGGCAGTTTGTGATAGTTGTTCTACTTTCGTGCGGAGTTTTGTCCTGTGCAATCAGCTTTCCAGCAGACGTATGGTGGAACAAGTTTATGGACACTTATAATCCTCAAGTGGCTCGCATCGTTAACCAAGCTTCTCATCCACTTGTGATTAGCGATACTAAGATTCCGGGAAGTGTATTATCTCTCAGCCGCCTACTCAGTCCGAAAGTACAGCTACAGTTGGTGAGCCAACCAAAAACATTTCTAGCTGCTGATGGTTTCAGCGAGATATTTTTATTCGATTCCTCAGATACTTTACGAAACCAACTTGAGAAAACACAGGGTTACAACTTAAAAATAGCTTTCAAAGGCTACAAGTTTGAACTTTGGGAAGCAAAAAAATAG
- a CDS encoding response regulator gives MNPSNIENGVILIVDDNPTNLGVLFDFLVNSGFQVLVAQDGEDAIAQVDYSPPDLILLDVLMPGIDGFETCQQLKAKESTKDIPVIFMTALSETVDKIRGLNLGAVDYITKPLQHEEVLSRVKIHLSLRNLTKRLQQQNVHLEQEIEERTKAEKALLKLTSELEGRVKERTAELFLSNQLLTQSNQHLQQEIQERISTEAALQESEARYREQAHQLKLSFRQLQETQSQLVHSEKMSSLGQLVAGVAHEINNPVNFIYGNLTHAHHYSQDLLDLLSLYMKYTPAPPPEIKEHAEAIDLEFLIEDLPKLLSSMKVGSDRIREIILSLRIFSRMDETQMKPVDIHAGLDSTLLILHSRFKDSANHPGIQLVKEYGNLPLVECYAGQLNQVFMNLLANAIDALEEYDKKRSPEEIFFCRSTIRIRTEVTDNEFVTIWIGDTGPGIAEEVRDRLFDPFFTTKAEGRGTGLGLSISYQIVVNKHGGQMTCISAPGQGAEFMIKIPVRSCPPELGCQCAILEESGNSV, from the coding sequence ATGAATCCTTCAAATATTGAAAATGGGGTAATTTTAATCGTTGATGACAACCCTACAAATTTAGGAGTGTTGTTCGATTTTTTAGTGAATTCAGGCTTTCAAGTATTGGTAGCGCAGGATGGCGAGGATGCAATTGCTCAGGTTGATTATTCCCCGCCCGATCTGATTTTATTAGACGTACTCATGCCCGGTATAGATGGGTTTGAAACTTGTCAGCAATTGAAAGCGAAGGAATCAACGAAAGACATCCCCGTAATTTTTATGACGGCGCTTTCTGAGACTGTGGATAAAATCCGGGGATTGAATCTTGGGGCGGTTGATTACATTACTAAGCCGCTTCAACATGAAGAAGTTTTATCCCGAGTCAAAATCCATTTAAGCTTGCGAAATCTGACTAAAAGATTGCAGCAACAAAATGTGCATCTGGAACAGGAGATTGAAGAGCGAACTAAGGCAGAGAAAGCACTTTTAAAACTTACATCTGAGTTAGAAGGGCGGGTAAAAGAAAGGACGGCTGAACTTTTCCTATCCAATCAGCTGTTGACCCAATCAAATCAGCATCTGCAACAGGAGATCCAAGAGCGCATCTCTACTGAAGCAGCCTTGCAAGAATCAGAAGCACGCTATCGAGAACAAGCGCATCAGCTTAAACTTTCCTTCCGCCAACTTCAAGAAACTCAAAGCCAACTGGTTCATAGTGAAAAAATGTCTAGTTTGGGGCAACTGGTAGCGGGTGTCGCCCATGAAATTAACAATCCCGTTAACTTCATCTATGGGAATCTCACTCACGCCCATCACTATAGCCAAGATTTGCTCGACCTCTTGAGCCTCTATATGAAGTACACTCCTGCACCGCCACCTGAAATTAAGGAACACGCTGAGGCAATAGATTTAGAATTTTTAATTGAAGACCTGCCCAAATTGCTGAGTTCGATGAAAGTTGGATCTGACCGCATCCGCGAGATTATTTTGTCGTTGCGGATTTTTTCCCGCATGGATGAAACCCAAATGAAGCCTGTGGATATTCATGCTGGGCTAGATAGCACGCTGCTGATTTTGCATAGTCGGTTCAAAGATAGCGCTAACCATCCAGGTATTCAACTTGTCAAAGAATATGGCAATCTGCCTCTGGTGGAGTGTTATGCAGGTCAACTCAACCAGGTGTTTATGAATCTACTGGCGAATGCAATTGACGCTTTGGAGGAGTATGACAAAAAGCGATCGCCTGAGGAGATTTTCTTTTGCCGCAGTACGATTCGGATTCGCACCGAAGTAACGGACAATGAGTTTGTGACAATTTGGATTGGGGATACTGGCCCCGGTATAGCAGAGGAAGTACGCGATCGCCTATTCGATCCCTTCTTTACGACGAAAGCAGAGGGTAGAGGTACGGGTTTGGGATTATCGATTAGCTACCAGATTGTAGTCAACAAACATGGTGGTCAGATGACGTGTATTTCAGCACCAGGACAGGGGGCGGAGTTCATGATTAAAATTCCGGTTCGGTCGTGCCCTCCAGAATTAGGTTGCCAATGCGCCATTTTGGAAGAAAGCGGAAATTCGGTCTAA
- a CDS encoding DUF72 domain-containing protein, which yields MSEEQEQESQPFTAAPLLQIGTSGWVYKHWMNIFYPAQMPGNQQLPFYAQHFPTVEVNFSFYRLPERSVFETWREQTPEGFIFAVKGSRYLTHMKKLKDPAEPLSRLMERAGGLQEKLGPILFQFPHTWPLNIERLQPFLELLSSYPEQRYTFEFRHQSWLIPQVYKLLEDAGAALCLPVSPTVPLDIRLTAPWTYIRMHSGQWGVGYSEEELSTWASHIRSFLQKKIDVYVYFNNDPDGHAIRDAERLKALLSMNCSTF from the coding sequence ATGAGTGAAGAACAAGAGCAGGAATCTCAACCTTTTACGGCAGCTCCGCTGCTGCAAATTGGTACTAGCGGTTGGGTTTATAAGCACTGGATGAACATTTTCTATCCAGCGCAGATGCCTGGAAACCAACAACTCCCATTTTATGCACAGCACTTTCCGACTGTAGAAGTTAACTTTTCTTTTTATCGTCTGCCAGAGCGGTCTGTATTTGAAACGTGGCGAGAGCAAACACCTGAAGGGTTTATTTTTGCTGTGAAAGGTAGCCGCTACCTTACCCACATGAAAAAGTTAAAAGATCCGGCTGAGCCGCTATCTCGCTTGATGGAACGAGCGGGGGGTTTGCAAGAAAAATTAGGCCCAATTCTGTTCCAATTTCCTCATACCTGGCCCCTGAATATCGAGCGACTTCAGCCGTTTTTGGAATTACTTTCTTCCTATCCAGAACAACGTTATACATTTGAATTTCGGCACCAAAGCTGGCTGATTCCACAGGTGTACAAACTATTAGAAGATGCGGGTGCAGCCCTTTGTTTGCCCGTTAGTCCCACAGTTCCGCTAGATATTCGTTTGACTGCGCCCTGGACTTATATTCGCATGCACAGCGGACAATGGGGTGTTGGTTACAGCGAGGAAGAATTGTCTACTTGGGCTTCTCATATCCGCTCATTTCTTCAAAAAAAGATTGACGTGTACGTATATTTCAACAACGATCCAGATGGTCATGCTATCCGCGATGCTGAACGCCTGAAAGCATTACTGTCCATGAATTGTTCAACGTTTTAG
- the hflX gene encoding GTPase HflX gives MQTIYGNLQGLQSSHIKQLQRLYEQRQPSDRLTTPEFAQALAEISTSIHHPVCCYINRRGHPIRIAVGTPSQTQIPPQELPRHKGEHLSGIRCLATQLKSDPPDTAALRAMAQQRLDALAVLVPKGDGARRNGEAAGDVKEAYLAHLVPEAEKPWVISRPLSLDDLTEQGFDDLVDEWESEFSESGFETSQFHENNSKGDHVLLVGLMTEDVSPQRFQDGLEELVRLVESAGGQVLETMQQKRSRPHPQTVVGHGKVEEIAQRAHQLGANIIVFDRDISPSQARNLETEIGIPVVDRTEVILDIFAQRAQSQAGKLQVELAQLEYMLPRLRGRGREMSRLGAGIGTRGPGETKLETERRTIQRRIAQLQQEVNQLQAHRSRIRQQRQEQEIPSIAVVGYTNAGKSTLLNVLTHAEVYTADQLFATLDPTTRKLVITNPETQERRTILLTDTVGFIHELPPPLMDAFRATLEEVTEANAMLHVVDLSHPAWESHIQSVMEVLGEMPALPGKALIAFNKVDQVDSETLAFAQQQYPEAVFISATQRLGLETLRQRMVQLVDEAVSQPH, from the coding sequence ATGCAAACTATTTACGGAAATCTTCAAGGATTACAATCGAGCCATATCAAGCAACTACAGCGGCTTTACGAACAGCGCCAACCAAGCGATCGCCTGACGACTCCGGAATTCGCTCAAGCGCTAGCCGAAATTAGTACGTCCATTCATCACCCTGTATGCTGTTACATCAATCGACGTGGACACCCAATCCGAATCGCCGTCGGTACTCCCAGCCAAACGCAAATTCCGCCCCAAGAGTTGCCCCGGCATAAGGGCGAACACTTGAGTGGAATTCGCTGTCTTGCCACTCAACTCAAATCCGATCCACCAGATACAGCGGCACTCAGGGCAATGGCACAGCAGCGCCTCGACGCCTTAGCAGTGTTAGTTCCAAAGGGCGATGGAGCGCGACGAAATGGTGAAGCCGCAGGCGATGTCAAGGAAGCTTATCTTGCTCACCTGGTTCCCGAAGCAGAAAAGCCCTGGGTTATTTCTCGTCCCCTTAGCTTAGATGACCTGACAGAGCAAGGCTTTGACGACTTAGTAGATGAATGGGAGAGTGAGTTCTCCGAGTCAGGCTTTGAAACATCGCAATTCCACGAGAATAACTCAAAAGGCGATCACGTTCTGTTGGTTGGGTTGATGACAGAAGACGTCTCTCCGCAGCGGTTTCAAGATGGTCTGGAGGAACTCGTTCGCTTGGTTGAAAGTGCCGGAGGACAGGTATTAGAGACAATGCAACAAAAGCGATCGCGTCCTCATCCTCAAACGGTCGTTGGTCATGGAAAAGTTGAAGAAATTGCACAACGCGCTCATCAACTGGGAGCCAATATCATTGTCTTTGACCGAGATATCTCTCCCTCTCAAGCTCGTAACCTAGAAACCGAGATCGGTATCCCTGTCGTAGACCGGACTGAAGTAATTCTCGATATCTTCGCTCAACGCGCTCAATCCCAAGCGGGTAAATTGCAAGTGGAATTGGCGCAACTGGAATATATGCTGCCTCGACTGAGGGGTCGGGGTCGGGAAATGTCCAGACTAGGAGCCGGGATTGGTACGAGAGGACCGGGTGAAACCAAACTAGAAACAGAGCGGCGAACCATTCAGCGCCGAATTGCCCAACTCCAGCAGGAAGTCAACCAATTACAAGCGCATCGCTCCCGGATTAGACAACAACGGCAAGAGCAAGAAATTCCCTCGATTGCCGTGGTTGGTTATACCAACGCTGGGAAGTCCACCCTGCTGAACGTGTTAACCCACGCCGAAGTTTATACGGCAGATCAACTATTTGCCACCCTCGACCCCACAACTCGAAAGCTAGTCATTACAAACCCCGAAACCCAAGAGCGGCGGACGATTCTTCTGACAGACACGGTCGGGTTTATTCACGAACTCCCGCCACCGCTCATGGATGCCTTCCGAGCCACCCTGGAGGAAGTAACGGAGGCGAATGCCATGCTTCATGTCGTCGATCTATCCCATCCCGCTTGGGAAAGCCACATCCAGTCGGTCATGGAAGTGCTTGGAGAAATGCCTGCCCTTCCAGGTAAAGCTTTGATTGCCTTTAACAAGGTCGATCAAGTAGATAGCGAAACGCTAGCCTTCGCTCAACAACAGTATCCCGAAGCTGTGTTTATTTCAGCTACTCAACGCTTAGGTTTAGAGACCCTACGCCAGCGGATGGTGCAACTGGTTGATGAAGCAGTTTCACAACCGCACTAA